TGCCCTCGCTGGATGTGGATGCCTACCTTGCAAAGCTGCTTGGCCCCGGCTTCAAGCTGACCCACCGCAGCTTTGAGATGGAGGATATGACCATCGAGTTTGACGATGCCACCCAGTGCTATAAGATCCCGGTCACCGGCACGGTGGGCTACTACCGCGCTGTAGTCACCAAGCTGTTCAAGCGCAGCGGCAAGCTGCATGTGACCGTGGGCTATATCCCCACCACCAGCACGGACGACAGCATCATCAATGTTTCTTCGGATACGCCCACCAAGTACATGGATTATCTGTTCGAGCGCCAGAGCGGCAGCTGGTATCTCACCGGCCTGACCGAGAGCGAGACCAAGGCCGAGAGCACGGAAAGCACACCGGCCGCGAATGTGCCGGAACCCATGGCAGAAAGCGATGTGCAGGATGCCATTCTTGCAGCAGCCGGTTCAGATTCTGCTTCGGCTGAGGCAGACAGCACCGCTGCAGACGAGGGCGTGGATACACAGGCGGAGGAACAGTCCGCCGACAGCACCGAGGCACAGGCGGACGAAAGCACAGCCAGCCCGGCGGCATAATACAAAACAAAAATACCGGATACAAGGCAGATGCTTCGTATCCGGTATTTTTTATTTGAGGTCAAATTTTACGATCACCAGCCGGTACCACAGGTACGGCACCATGTTCCAGATCATCCACAGCTCCATCAGGATGTAGTTGGGCAGATCCTTCAGGCGGAAAGGCCGCTTGCCCAGCCTGCCGCTTTTCAGCAGGGCAAAGGCTTCGTGCATCCCCTTGTCCCATGCCTCGCCAAAGCCCTGTTTGTGGAACTTGTAGCACTTGAGCAGGTAGCCCACGGCCAGCGGGATGAAGTTTAAAATCAGCATCAGCAGCGGTTCGTTCTTGAGGGGCAGCAGGATGCTGTTGCGGCCGCTCTGCTGGCTTTTGAAGGCGTTGTACTTCACCGCGCCGGTGCTGGCACCGCAGATGTGGTAGCACTTGGCGGTGGGGCAGAGCAGGTTTTTATAGCCTGCATTGTTGGCGCGCCAGCTCAGGTCCACATCCTCAAAGTAGGCAAAGAAGTTCTCGTCAAAATTGCCGATCTCGTCCAGAATGCTCTTGCGGTAGAGCGCCGCACCGCCGCAGGCCGAGAAGATGCGCTTTTGCCGGGTATAGCGGCTGGCGCGGCGGCCATCGCCGGTCTTGCAGGCAAAGCCCATCCATGTGACATAATCGCCGGCATCGTCGGCCAGCTCCCGGTCAAAG
Above is a genomic segment from Faecalibacterium taiwanense containing:
- a CDS encoding Ice-structuring protein; translated protein: MKHYITPEEHARMQRRRGRQALGLLVAILVIVGFVTVLRAGVGAVANLFDDTAQKQEYEDKLEGLVLFDPMPFDGIENIDDLTLREAAVWGCIYNIQETQGGFDNYNTDPDTEQLLLPSLDVDAYLAKLLGPGFKLTHRSFEMEDMTIEFDDATQCYKIPVTGTVGYYRAVVTKLFKRSGKLHVTVGYIPTTSTDDSIINVSSDTPTKYMDYLFERQSGSWYLTGLTESETKAESTESTPAANVPEPMAESDVQDAILAAAGSDSASAEADSTAADEGVDTQAEEQSADSTEAQADESTASPAA
- a CDS encoding glycosyltransferase family 2 protein; translated protein: MYKATIVIPNINGKGWLKDSIESVYAQTEQNFRLIVVDNGSTDESLEQARSYCSRENFTLIENGTNTGFSHAVNQGIALADSEYVVLFNNDAFAEPQWLEELIRTAETDPKIFAVQSLMIRHFDRELADDAGDYVTWMGFACKTGDGRRASRYTRQKRIFSACGGAALYRKSILDEIGNFDENFFAYFEDVDLSWRANNAGYKNLLCPTAKCYHICGASTGAVKYNAFKSQQSGRNSILLPLKNEPLLMLILNFIPLAVGYLLKCYKFHKQGFGEAWDKGMHEAFALLKSGRLGKRPFRLKDLPNYILMELWMIWNMVPYLWYRLVIVKFDLK